One window of the Methylovirgula sp. HY1 genome contains the following:
- a CDS encoding class I SAM-dependent methyltransferase yields the protein MSPDRTPLGREIAAMIAQEGPMSLERFMTLALLHAEHGYYKAKVPIGAQGDFITAPEIHQMFGELIGLWAAEVWHALGAPEPVRLIELGPGRGTLLADLLRAARIVPEFRRALDVHLVEASDMLAQEQRRTLAETDVPITWHHDIESLPSGPAIVIANEFFDALPVRHFMRGKDGWHERLVGLDDAGHFCFGLAPGAEPALTGDAQEGQILEIGIVAQRFMHRLAEHIAAESGALLVIDYGHVKTQAGETLQALRGHRYADPLQAPGEADLTTHVDFAALTKAAKVAGADVHGPLTQGVFLARLGIVQRAEALKRKADDAQAAAIDQALARLALPGPLTGAQASMADLFKVLVVTTPGLPAPPGFDNDAARVAS from the coding sequence ATGTCTCCTGACCGGACGCCGCTCGGACGCGAGATCGCCGCCATGATCGCGCAAGAGGGGCCGATGAGCCTCGAACGATTCATGACGCTCGCGCTGCTGCATGCCGAGCACGGCTATTACAAGGCCAAAGTGCCGATCGGCGCCCAAGGCGATTTCATCACCGCGCCGGAAATCCATCAAATGTTCGGTGAATTGATCGGGCTCTGGGCTGCCGAAGTCTGGCACGCTCTGGGCGCCCCGGAGCCTGTGCGGCTCATCGAACTCGGGCCCGGCCGCGGCACGCTGCTGGCCGATCTTCTCCGCGCCGCGCGCATCGTCCCGGAATTTCGCCGCGCGCTCGACGTGCATCTCGTCGAAGCGAGCGACATGCTAGCGCAAGAACAGCGCCGCACCTTGGCGGAGACCGATGTGCCGATCACCTGGCACCATGACATTGAGTCTCTGCCGAGCGGCCCGGCGATTGTCATCGCCAATGAATTTTTCGATGCGCTGCCAGTGCGCCACTTTATGCGCGGCAAGGATGGCTGGCACGAGCGCCTCGTCGGCCTCGATGACGCCGGCCATTTCTGCTTCGGCCTGGCACCTGGCGCGGAGCCGGCACTGACGGGCGATGCGCAGGAAGGTCAGATCCTCGAAATCGGCATTGTCGCGCAGCGCTTCATGCACCGGCTCGCCGAGCATATCGCCGCCGAATCCGGCGCTCTGCTGGTCATCGATTACGGCCATGTGAAGACGCAAGCAGGCGAAACTTTGCAGGCCTTGCGCGGCCATCGCTATGCAGATCCCTTGCAGGCGCCGGGCGAAGCCGACCTCACGACCCATGTCGATTTCGCTGCCCTCACCAAAGCCGCGAAAGTCGCCGGCGCCGATGTGCATGGGCCGCTGACACAAGGGGTTTTTCTCGCGCGACTCGGCATCGTCCAAAGGGCCGAAGCTTTGAAGCGCAAGGCCGATGATGCGCAAGCCGCGGCGATCGATCAGGCTTTGGCAAGGCTTGCGCTGCCGGGGCCGCTCACGGGAGCGCAAGCGAGCATGGCCGATCTCTTCAAAGTGCTGGTTGTCACCACGCCCGGCCTGCCCGCACCGCCGGGCTTCGACAATGATGCGGCGCGGGTCGCCTCATGA
- a CDS encoding polyphenol oxidase family protein has protein sequence MTEPIRSDLLLAQNIAHGFFTRHGGVSQGLYASLNGGVGSKDDAAAVAENRRRMAASLGVTHLLVPYQIHSPDAMIVEAAFTPDERPRCDALVTRTRNIGLGVTGADCGIVLFADADAQVIGAAHAGWKGALTGVLEATLDAMERQGAARGNIKAVLGPTIGQNSYEVGPEFFDRFIADDKDYASFFASSTRQNHRLFDLPGFIGFRLQRAGIGAFENLGLDTYADDARFYSYRRSVHRQEEDYGRLVAAIALV, from the coding sequence ATGACCGAACCGATCCGAAGCGATCTGCTGCTTGCGCAAAATATCGCGCATGGCTTCTTCACGCGCCACGGCGGCGTCTCGCAAGGACTCTATGCCTCGCTGAATGGCGGCGTCGGCTCCAAGGATGATGCCGCAGCGGTGGCGGAAAACCGCCGCCGCATGGCGGCATCGCTGGGCGTCACCCATCTGCTCGTGCCCTATCAGATCCATTCGCCCGATGCGATGATCGTCGAGGCCGCTTTCACACCGGACGAACGGCCGCGATGCGATGCGCTCGTGACGCGGACGCGAAACATCGGGCTCGGCGTGACGGGCGCGGATTGCGGCATCGTGCTGTTCGCCGATGCGGACGCGCAAGTGATCGGCGCCGCGCATGCCGGCTGGAAAGGCGCGCTGACCGGCGTGCTGGAAGCGACGCTCGATGCCATGGAAAGGCAGGGCGCGGCGCGCGGCAATATCAAAGCCGTGCTGGGTCCGACGATCGGGCAAAACTCTTATGAAGTCGGGCCGGAATTTTTCGACCGCTTCATCGCAGACGACAAGGACTATGCCTCATTCTTCGCGTCTTCGACGCGGCAAAATCATCGGCTTTTCGACCTTCCGGGCTTCATCGGCTTTCGCTTGCAGCGCGCCGGCATCGGCGCATTTGAAAATCTCGGACTCGACACTTATGCGGACGACGCACGGTTTTACTCCTATCGCCGCTCCGTGCATCGGCAGGAGGAAGATTATGGCCGCCTCGTCGCGGCGATCGCGCTGGTGTGA
- a CDS encoding trypsin-like peptidase domain-containing protein: MIDPLLLTTARVATFKGTLGLTNATGFFFERDRRLFLVTSRHVMFDEPTAHFPDRLEIELHIDPDNMVRSTGFSIPLYRDCKAIWRQGADAAGKIDVAMIEIDYAALPQPAVYRAFTPQHLLDSAAHVEIGGSLLVIGFPLGFHDTLHHMPVARRAGLASSFGLRFQGNGYFLTDARTHRGTSGAPVVLRATEHDPAQGDLPWILLGVHSSRVDVMRDLKLDEALGLNCAWYADILMTLTQR, encoded by the coding sequence ATGATCGACCCGCTTCTCCTCACCACCGCCCGCGTCGCGACCTTCAAAGGCACGCTGGGCCTCACCAATGCCACCGGCTTTTTCTTCGAGCGCGACCGGCGGCTATTCCTGGTGACGAGCCGGCATGTGATGTTCGACGAACCGACCGCGCATTTCCCCGATCGGCTCGAGATCGAATTGCATATCGATCCCGACAATATGGTGAGATCCACGGGCTTTTCGATTCCGCTCTATCGGGATTGCAAGGCGATCTGGCGGCAAGGCGCGGATGCCGCCGGAAAGATCGATGTCGCGATGATCGAAATCGATTACGCGGCACTGCCGCAACCGGCCGTCTATCGCGCCTTCACGCCGCAACATTTGCTCGACTCGGCCGCGCATGTCGAAATCGGCGGCTCGCTTTTGGTGATCGGCTTTCCGCTCGGCTTCCACGACACGCTGCATCATATGCCGGTCGCGCGGCGCGCCGGCCTCGCCTCCTCTTTCGGCCTGCGCTTCCAAGGCAATGGCTACTTCCTCACCGATGCGCGCACGCATCGCGGCACCAGCGGCGCGCCCGTCGTGCTGCGCGCGACGGAGCATGACCCGGCGCAAGGGGATCTGCCGTGGATCCTGCTCGGCGTGCATTCCTCGCGGGTCGACGTCATGCGTGATCTGAAACTGGACGAAGCGCTGGGGCTCAATTGCGCCTGGTACGCGGATATTTTGATGACGCTGACGCAGCGGTAA